A window of Altererythrobacter sp. Root672 genomic DNA:
CTGAGCCTCGACGAAGCCTATCTCGACGTGACCGAGGACTTGCGCGGGATCGGCTCCGCCACCCGCATCGCCGAGCTGATCCGCCAGCGTATTCGCGAAGAGACCCAGCTCACCGCCAGCGCGGGCGTGTCATACAACAAGTTCCTCGCCAAGCTCGCCAGCGACCAGAACAAGCCCGACGGCCTGTGCGTGATCCGCCCGGGCCAGGGCGCGGCCTTCGTGCAGAGCCTGCCGGTGCGGCGGTTCCACGGCATCGGCCCGCGCGGGGCGGAGAAGATGGCGAAGCTGGGGATCGAAACCGGCGCCGACCTCGCGGCCAAGGACATCGCCTGGCTGCGCAGCCACTTCGGCAGCTTCGCCGACTACCTCTACCGCGCTGCGCGGGGGATCGACCTGCGCCCGGTCCGCGCCAACCGTATCCGCAAGTCGATCGGTGGGGAGCGCACCTTCTTCGAGGACATTTCGAGCGGCCAGGCGCTGCGCGAGGCGCTCGACAACATCATCGACATCGTCTGGGAACGGATCGCCGAGAAGGATGCGCGAGGCCGCACGGTGACGCTGAAGATGAAATACACCGACTTCCAGCTCTCGACCCGCGCCCGTTCACTGCCGCGTCCGGTCAAGGACAAGGTTGAATTCGCCAAGGTCGCCCGCGCGCTGTTGGACGAACAAC
This region includes:
- the dinB gene encoding DNA polymerase IV is translated as MTPTAPSPTSDDDEAALGLRKIIHVDMDAFFASVEQRDNPELRGKPVAVGGSSGRGVVAAASYEARRFGVRSAMPSVTAKRLCPDLIFCKARFDAYTEVSQQIRAIFLEFTPHVEPLSLDEAYLDVTEDLRGIGSATRIAELIRQRIREETQLTASAGVSYNKFLAKLASDQNKPDGLCVIRPGQGAAFVQSLPVRRFHGIGPRGAEKMAKLGIETGADLAAKDIAWLRSHFGSFADYLYRAARGIDLRPVRANRIRKSIGGERTFFEDISSGQALREALDNIIDIVWERIAEKDARGRTVTLKMKYTDFQLSTRARSLPRPVKDKVEFAKVARALLDEQLPLPLPIRLMGLTLSSLERDAGVEERPRDEAQLSLL